Proteins from a genomic interval of Zingiber officinale cultivar Zhangliang chromosome 1B, Zo_v1.1, whole genome shotgun sequence:
- the LOC121985013 gene encoding putative glycerol-3-phosphate transporter 1 produces MGSANEVSERRREMQNQRPTGVRFLEHISSTSFSFKTYQTIVLVLTFVAYASYHATRKTTSIVKSVLDPETTQLGFSHWLRFYFSGAEDRPGLKKGWAPFDAPDGTALLGQIDVAFLASYSVGMYFAGHLGDRFDLRIILTFGMIGTGIFTSLFGVGYWLNLHSFYYFLVVQMLAGLFQSTGWPSVVAVVGNWFGKKKRGLIMGIWNAHTSIGNITGSLIAAAMLEYGWGYSFVVPGFFIASIGLMVFFFLPVSPDKMGIENEETQEPEFAEKDNIAEPLLEGHLIEKERAVGFLEAWRIPGVAPFALCLFFSKLVAYTFLYWLPFYISHTAVDGRYLSDSTAGTLSTLFDVGGVVGGILAGHISDRLDARAITAASFIYCAIPALFFYRLYGSISLWWNIILMFVAGIFVNGPYALITTAVSADLGTHSSLNGNSRALATVTAIIDGTGSVGAAIGPLLTGYISTRSWNAVFTMLMIAALVAGLLLTKLVVAELSAKIESAKSQTSGRSSRSSVPEILV; encoded by the exons ATGGGCTCAGCGAACGAAGTGAgtgaaaggagaagagagatGCAAAACCAAAGGCCaacaggcgttcgattccttgaGCACATCAGCTCCACATCCTTTTCCTTCAAAACCTACCAAACAATTGTGCTAGTCTTGACCTTCGTGGCCTATGCATCTTACCACGCCACCAGGAAGACGACGAGCATCGTCAAGAGCGTCCTGGATCCGGAGACAACCCAGCTGGGCTTCTCCCACTGGCTAAGGTTTTACTTTAGTGGAGCAGAGGACAGACCAGGGCTTAAGAAAGGCTGGGCTCCATTTGACGCTCCGGACGGCACCGCCTTGCTCGGCCAGATCGATGTTGCTTTCCTAGCGAGCTATTCAGTCGGAATGTACTTTGCTGGGCATTTAGGCGACCGGTTTGACTTGAGAATCATCCTTACTTTTGGGATGATAGGGACTGGAATTTTCACGTCGTTGTTCGGGGTTGGTTACTGGCTCAATTTGCACAGTTTCTATTATTTCCTCGTGGTTCAGATGCTAGCTGGTCTGTTCCAGTCCACCGGTTGGCCGTCGGTGGTTGCGGTGGTCGGGAATTGgttcgggaagaagaagagagggctaATCATGGGCATCTGGAATGCGCACACCTCAATAGGCAATATAACTGGATCATTGATTGCTGCTGCTATGCTCGAGTATGGCTGGGGTTACTCCTTCGTGGTTCCTGGATTTTTCATCGCCTCTATTGGGTTGAtggttttcttcttcttgcctgtTAGTCCAGACAAAATGGGAATTGAGAACGAGGAAACCCAGGAACCAGAATTCGCTGAAAAAGATAATATTGCCGAGCCTCTCTTAGAAGGTCACTTGATAGAGAAGGAAAGAGCAGTTGGCTTTCTTGAGGCATGGAGGATTCCTGGTGTTGCGCCATTTGCTCTTTGTCTATTCTTCTCCAAGTTGGTGGCCTATACCTTCCTTTATTGGCTTCCCTTTTACATCAGCCACACAG CTGTCGATGGGAGATACTTGTCTGACTCAACGGCTGGGACACTGTCAACGCTGTTTGACGTTGGAGGTGTAGTAGGCGGCATCCTTGCAGGCCACATCTCTGATCGCCTGGATGCCAGAGCAATAACAGCAGCTAGTTTCATCTACTGTGCCATTCCTGCTCTCTTCTTCTACCGCCTCTACGGAAGCATTTCCTTGTGGTGGAATATCATTCTTATGTTTGTCGCCGGTATTTTTGTCAATGGCCCCTATGCACTTATAACAACAGCAGTATCAGCCGATTTGGGTACTCATAGCTCCCTGAATGGCAACTCCCGAGCATTGGCCACGGTAACTGCTATCATTGATGGGACTGGCTCAGTCGGTGCTGCTATTGGTCCTTTGTTAACCGGTTACATATCGACTAGGAGCTGGAACGCAGTGTTCACAATGTTGATGATAGCAGCTCTGGTTGCTGGGTTGCTTTTGACCAAACTGGTGGTAGCCGAATTGTCTGCTAAGATTGAGTCGGCTAAATCACAAACTAGTGGTAGGTCATCAAGGTCATCTGTTCCAGAGATACTTGTGtga